The proteins below come from a single Eucalyptus grandis isolate ANBG69807.140 chromosome 3, ASM1654582v1, whole genome shotgun sequence genomic window:
- the LOC120292135 gene encoding uncharacterized protein LOC120292135: MLDGLLGRGFAAKCKSLIKLTRSRIDVIRRKRQATQKFLKKDMADLLANGLDTNAYGRAEGLLVELTLSSCYDDVDRFCEVLLKQMSTMKKQSECPEECREAVSSLMFAAARFSDLPELRDLRDSFQERYGNSLDCFIDQEFSNKLAGKPSTLEKKVKLMQDIATEFSIRWDARAFEQRMSRNSSTVQEQPKDQGLLSHATPKQSFEEVDEGQRFRNNMGASGFRRNDLNPQPKLESTGNKWNEFEDVISRKDDHDTQQGRPGLASDKAEEGTSLKQVKSGASSHERRHKDTNGTQRGRLGHSSYKIEEDSSPKPIKSHETGYKDAAGGLKYQNRRERTVLEREHGDGSLHWKQGTMPSSAGTYIKTNVKDAPSANDNNGNEDHAANSLRKARRGDIERSYCKSPLPPPYVKPPYVKPNVKPPKDGKYGSKSESDFEGSKIPESIGNSMPIFNVTKFL; encoded by the exons ATGCTGGACGGCTTGCTCGGTCGCGGCTTCGCCGCCAAGTG CAAATCGCTGATCAAGCTGACGAGGTCGAGAATCGATGTCATACGGCGGAAGCGGCAGGCGACGcagaagtttttgaagaaagACATGGCCGATCTCCTCGCCAATGGCCTCGACACCAACGCTTATGGCCGG GCTGAAGGACTTCTGGTTGAATTGACGCTCTCGTCATGCTATGATGATGTCGATCGGTTTTGCGAGGTCTTGTTGAAGCAAATGTCGACAATGAAAAAGCAGAG TGAATGCCCAGAGGAATGTCGAGAGGCTGTATCGTCCCTGATGTTTGCTGCTGCAAGATTTTCTGATTTGCCAGAGTTGCGCGACCTTAGGGATAGTTTCCAAGAGAGATATGGAAATTCCTTGGACTGTTTCATAGATCAAGAG TTTTCCAATAAATTAGCCGGAAAGCCTTCTACACTGGAAAAGAAAGTTAAGCTAATGCAAGACATAGCAACAGAGTTTTCGATAAGGTGGGATGCAAGAGCTTTTGAACAGAGAATGTCCAGAAACTCTTCGACTGTCCAG GAGCAACCAAAAGATCAAGGACTTCTTTCCCATGCCACTCCAAAGCAAAGTTTTGAAGAAGTGGATGAAGGGCAGAGGTTCCGTAATAACATGGGAGCCAGTGGCTTTAGAAGAAATGACCTCAATCCTCAACCAAAGCTTGAATCAACTGGCAACAAGTGGAATGAGTTTGAGGATGTTATCTCGAGGAAAGATGATCATGATACTCAACAAGGAAGGCCTGGTCTCGCCTCTGATAAAGCTGAGGAGGGTACTAGCTTGAAACAAGTTAAATCTGGTGCTTCATCTCATGAAAGACGACATAAGGACACTAACGGTACTCAACGAGGAAGGCTTGGTCACAGCTCTTATAAAATTGAGGAGGATAGTAGCCCAAAACCAATAAAATCTCATGAAACAGGATATAAAGATGCCGCTGGTGGATTGAAGTACCAGAACAGAAGGGAGAGAACTGTCCTAGAAAGGGAGCACGGGGATGGTTCACTTCACTGGAAACAAGGCACAATGCCTAGTTCTGCTGGAACCTACATAAAGACCAATGTTAAGGATGCCCCGTCTGCTAATGACAATAATGGCAATGAAGACCATGCTGCTAACTCATTGAGGAAGGCCAGGAGAGGAGATATAGAAAGGTCCTACTGCAAAAGTCCTCTGCCACCTCCTTATGTTAAGCCTCCTTATGTTAAGCCAAATGTTAAACCCCCGAAGGATGGCAAGTACGGGTCCAAATCGGAGTCTGATTTTGAAGGCTCGAAAATTCCAGAATCAATTGGAAATTCTATGCCAATTTTCAATGTcacaaaatttctttga